One genomic window of Cupriavidus malaysiensis includes the following:
- a CDS encoding glycosyltransferase family 4 protein, translating into MTPTPLRLCFLTGTLNAVAGAERMTATMANALASQGYAVTILSLWDSASCFPLHPAVNHQALFAHRPSFKRAYATTVAGIRHHLRENKTAVLVEVDPMLSFFALPAALGLGVRHIAWEHCHFDEDLGKPARRLARRLAARFYEAVVVLTERDRRRWLQALRPRSRIACIPNPLPFSMPEQASSRTAKTVLAVGRLVAAKGFDVLLRAWAEVAPLAPDWRLTIVGEGDERVALEALRDELGLGACVTLPGICADVTAAYSQASVFCLSSRYEGFGLVLVEAMAFGLPIVATDCETGPRELLEPGRDAIVVPVGQPAPLARALAHMISHPGEAAILGEAARQKASGFLPEPIIQRWEALLDRCDAGNERWQRGDLKFPCDENK; encoded by the coding sequence ATGACACCAACTCCGCTCCGGTTGTGCTTCCTTACCGGAACGTTGAATGCGGTGGCCGGTGCAGAACGAATGACCGCCACGATGGCCAATGCACTCGCATCGCAGGGGTATGCCGTCACGATCCTCAGCCTGTGGGACTCGGCGAGCTGCTTCCCGCTGCACCCGGCGGTCAATCACCAAGCGCTATTCGCACACCGCCCCTCCTTCAAGCGCGCTTATGCCACCACCGTGGCAGGCATCCGACACCATCTCCGGGAAAACAAAACGGCCGTGCTTGTCGAGGTGGACCCGATGCTCTCATTCTTTGCCCTGCCTGCCGCGCTCGGCTTAGGCGTGCGCCATATTGCATGGGAACATTGCCACTTTGACGAAGACCTCGGCAAGCCGGCTCGCAGGCTGGCGCGCCGCCTAGCCGCGCGATTTTACGAGGCCGTGGTGGTCCTGACTGAGCGAGACCGGCGCCGCTGGCTCCAAGCACTGCGGCCTCGCAGCAGGATCGCCTGCATCCCGAATCCCTTGCCCTTCTCGATGCCCGAGCAAGCCTCGTCCAGGACAGCCAAGACCGTGCTCGCAGTTGGCAGGCTCGTTGCAGCGAAGGGTTTCGATGTCCTGTTGCGCGCATGGGCGGAGGTTGCACCGCTGGCACCGGACTGGCGGCTGACGATTGTCGGAGAGGGCGACGAGCGCGTTGCATTGGAAGCGCTGCGTGACGAACTTGGGCTAGGCGCCTGCGTCACGCTACCCGGCATTTGCGCAGATGTAACGGCGGCTTACAGCCAGGCCTCGGTTTTCTGCCTCAGCTCGCGCTACGAGGGATTTGGCCTGGTACTGGTCGAAGCGATGGCATTCGGCCTGCCAATCGTAGCGACGGACTGTGAGACAGGGCCTCGCGAGCTGCTTGAGCCGGGACGTGATGCAATCGTGGTTCCGGTTGGGCAGCCAGCCCCGCTTGCCCGCGCACTCGCACACATGATCAGCCACCCAGGAGAAGCCGCCATACTGGGCGAGGCAGCCAGGCAGAAGGCCAGTGGCTTCCTGCCCGAGCCGATCATCCAACGCTGGGAAGCACTGCTTGATCGCTGCGATGCGGGCAACGAAAGGTGGCAGCGCGGGGACCTGAAGTTTCCTTGTGACGAGAATAAATAA
- the cysC gene encoding adenylyl-sulfate kinase: MTHRIFAPHGSTVSAPACTLLEALPLTVWLTGLSGAGKSTLADGAQRWLSRLGIRSLRIDGDQLRAGICQDLRFSAEDRHENVRRAAHIAKLINEQGLLVLVSMISPTELDRQTARSIVGADHFLEVYVRADLEQCRARDPKGLYARVQRGEIAQFTGISAPYEPPRTPDLTIDTTTADETYCVSLLARLVLARSTRQDATFLQLASPSP; this comes from the coding sequence ATGACACATCGGATCTTTGCACCGCATGGGAGCACAGTCTCAGCGCCTGCTTGTACGCTGCTTGAAGCGCTGCCGCTGACAGTGTGGCTGACGGGCCTGAGTGGTGCAGGCAAGTCGACGTTGGCCGACGGAGCACAGCGCTGGCTGAGCAGGCTGGGCATCCGCTCACTGCGCATTGATGGCGATCAGTTGCGAGCAGGTATTTGCCAGGACCTACGGTTCTCAGCCGAGGATCGCCATGAAAATGTGCGCCGAGCAGCTCATATCGCAAAGCTCATCAATGAGCAGGGGTTGCTGGTCCTCGTCTCGATGATCTCACCGACCGAGCTCGATCGGCAGACCGCCCGCAGCATAGTGGGTGCCGATCATTTCCTAGAAGTCTACGTGAGGGCCGACCTTGAGCAGTGTCGTGCGCGCGACCCCAAAGGACTCTATGCCCGCGTCCAGCGTGGCGAGATCGCCCAATTCACCGGTATCAGTGCACCCTATGAGCCGCCGCGGACGCCAGACCTGACCATCGACACCACGACAGCCGACGAAACGTACTGCGTCAGCTTGCTGGCCCGGCTGGTCCTCGCCCGCAGCACCCGGCAGGACGCGACCTTTCTGCAACTGGCCTCACCATCCCCTTGA
- a CDS encoding transketolase produces the protein MIQDKKLDPQLLLEIRRRLVRMHYESGVGHAGGNLSAIDALALLFKEYIGKDDHFVLSKGHSAGALYVALWSAGKLPEEALSTFHKDDTLLAGHPPAKGIKDIMFATGSLGHGLSLATGTALALRLGNKEGRVFCLTSDGEWQEGSTWEALIFTHHQQLTNLTVLIDHNQLQGFGTTTHVASMAPLWEKLRGFDIELDVVPGHNLDQMRKALDKRPGRPHFIFLETTKGKGVSFMEDRMEWHYLPLTEDNYKKAIEELTKP, from the coding sequence ATGATTCAAGACAAGAAACTGGATCCCCAACTCCTGCTGGAGATCCGCCGGCGTCTCGTTCGTATGCACTATGAGAGCGGTGTGGGTCACGCTGGCGGGAACCTGTCTGCCATCGACGCGCTGGCTCTTCTGTTCAAGGAATACATCGGCAAGGACGATCATTTCGTTCTTTCGAAAGGCCATTCCGCGGGCGCACTCTATGTTGCCCTGTGGAGTGCAGGCAAGTTGCCGGAAGAGGCGCTGAGCACCTTTCATAAGGACGACACGCTACTGGCAGGCCACCCCCCTGCCAAAGGCATTAAGGACATCATGTTCGCTACCGGCAGCCTGGGTCATGGCCTGTCGCTCGCGACCGGCACGGCGCTGGCACTGCGGCTGGGCAATAAGGAAGGGCGGGTCTTTTGCCTGACCTCGGATGGCGAATGGCAGGAAGGCTCCACCTGGGAAGCCCTGATCTTCACCCACCACCAGCAATTGACGAACCTGACAGTTCTCATCGACCACAATCAGTTGCAGGGATTCGGCACTACCACGCATGTGGCGTCGATGGCGCCGCTGTGGGAAAAGCTGCGTGGCTTCGATATCGAACTGGACGTGGTGCCCGGCCACAACCTTGACCAGATGCGCAAGGCGTTGGACAAACGACCTGGCCGGCCACATTTCATATTTCTGGAAACCACCAAGGGAAAGGGTGTTTCCTTCATGGAGGATCGCATGGAGTGGCATTACCTTCCCCTCACTGAAGACAACTACAAGAAAGCGATCGAGGAACTTACCAAGCCATGA
- a CDS encoding transketolase encodes MRKQLCDALVARAAAEDSNMVFLTGDLGFMALEPLQTVMGERFINAGVAEQNMISVAAALARQGLDAWAYSIAPFCYARPFEQIRNDICFHNLPVRLIGNGGGYGYGVMGPTHHAIEDYGILLTLPNMMAFTPVFDEDIPAVVARAGGSSLSAYLRLGRGEAPKGYTAPPYAPWRQLVAGVGTPVVAVGPLAGTYIEALAAQPENVRPALWAVSELPLSQNPVPRELMDQIERTGTLCVAEEHVARGSLASELALYLMKEGVAARVTHLCAKSHHYARYGSQTYLRKASGLDTSHLLSALNLA; translated from the coding sequence ATGAGAAAGCAACTATGCGACGCCCTGGTTGCCAGGGCAGCAGCCGAAGACTCGAACATGGTCTTTCTGACCGGCGACCTCGGCTTCATGGCCCTGGAGCCCTTGCAAACAGTAATGGGCGAGCGCTTCATCAATGCCGGAGTTGCCGAGCAGAATATGATCTCGGTGGCCGCAGCGCTGGCGCGCCAGGGCCTGGATGCATGGGCCTACAGCATCGCCCCGTTCTGCTATGCCCGCCCCTTCGAACAGATCCGGAACGACATCTGCTTCCACAATTTGCCGGTGCGGCTGATCGGTAATGGCGGTGGCTACGGCTACGGCGTGATGGGCCCCACTCACCATGCCATCGAGGATTACGGCATCCTGCTGACCCTCCCCAATATGATGGCATTCACGCCGGTGTTCGATGAAGATATCCCGGCTGTGGTAGCGCGCGCCGGTGGCTCATCTCTATCCGCCTATCTGCGCCTTGGCCGCGGCGAAGCACCCAAGGGCTACACGGCACCACCGTATGCGCCCTGGCGCCAGCTCGTAGCCGGGGTGGGCACGCCGGTGGTAGCGGTAGGTCCCCTTGCGGGCACTTATATCGAGGCGCTTGCCGCGCAGCCCGAGAACGTGCGCCCGGCCCTGTGGGCCGTCAGCGAACTGCCGCTCAGCCAGAATCCTGTCCCCAGGGAGCTGATGGACCAGATTGAGCGCACCGGCACGCTCTGCGTTGCCGAGGAGCACGTCGCCCGAGGAAGCCTTGCGTCCGAGCTTGCCTTGTACCTGATGAAAGAAGGCGTCGCCGCGCGCGTGACGCATCTCTGCGCCAAGTCTCATCACTATGCGCGTTACGGTTCGCAAACCTATCTGCGCAAGGCCTCTGGACTCGATACAAGCCACCTGCTTTCGGCTTTGAATCTCGCCTGA
- a CDS encoding NAD-dependent epimerase/dehydratase family protein: MLDLSSEIRALRGPIVITGAAGFVGANLFRKIFAIRRDVYAVVRGGNFWRLSDIPDSNLLRTDVNDPAAVKHLIDTIAPQTVMDCVAYGAYSFEQDPNLIYQTNFNSIVSLVSQLARQGISAFVHAGSSSEYGNNSAAPREDAVTEPNSHYAVSKAAVAEYLRYMGKQQNFPCVNLRLYSVYGPLEDGSRLIPNLLRKALSGDLPPFVAPETSRDFIHVDDVCAAFISAAIRMNPSLYGESFNIGSGKKTTIRELATLTRELFKVEQEPEFGSMEGRAWDLADWYANAEKAALQLGWKASIALDDGLQATARWVQTLSPADLAERSKLSVRNRRRSVTAIIACYKDEPAIPIMYRRLTDTFQKLEIDYEIIFVNDCSPDNSEEVIRDISKSDPRVIGISHSRNFGSQMAFRSGMELASKDAVVLLDGDLQDPPELIEAFYAQWEKGFDVVYGRRIQREMPWHWGLLYKAFYRVFAAFSYVKIPLDAGDFSLIDRKVVHWLLACEERDLFMRGLRAYVGFRQTGVDYVRPERMFGHTTNSFTKNIDWAKKGIFSFSNVPLTMLTTAGLLLLTLSILAAFIIGVLRIAFPDIAPRGVTTMLIAILMFGSLNLFGIGLVGEYIGKIMLEVKGRPRLIRAALIRNGKVSEQTARP, from the coding sequence ATGCTTGATCTGAGCTCGGAAATCCGCGCGCTGCGTGGCCCCATTGTCATCACCGGCGCAGCAGGATTTGTCGGTGCGAATCTCTTCAGGAAGATTTTCGCAATACGCCGCGATGTCTATGCCGTGGTTCGCGGCGGGAACTTCTGGCGACTGTCGGATATACCCGACAGCAACTTGCTGCGCACCGATGTCAACGACCCGGCGGCCGTCAAGCACCTGATCGATACGATTGCGCCGCAAACCGTCATGGACTGCGTAGCGTATGGAGCCTACTCGTTCGAGCAGGATCCCAATCTAATCTATCAGACGAATTTCAACTCCATTGTGAGCCTGGTAAGCCAGTTGGCCAGGCAGGGAATTTCCGCGTTCGTGCATGCGGGAAGCTCTTCGGAATACGGAAACAATAGCGCAGCCCCCCGCGAAGATGCCGTAACGGAACCCAACAGCCACTATGCGGTCTCCAAGGCCGCAGTCGCAGAGTATCTGCGGTATATGGGCAAGCAGCAGAACTTCCCCTGCGTGAACCTGCGCCTGTATTCTGTCTACGGACCGCTCGAAGACGGCTCGCGCCTGATTCCCAATCTGCTGCGCAAGGCACTGTCGGGCGACCTTCCCCCTTTCGTCGCTCCGGAAACTTCTCGGGACTTCATCCACGTCGACGATGTGTGCGCGGCATTCATCAGCGCCGCCATCCGCATGAACCCGTCGCTGTATGGCGAGAGCTTCAACATCGGCTCGGGAAAGAAGACGACTATTCGTGAGTTGGCGACGCTGACGCGCGAATTGTTCAAGGTAGAGCAAGAACCCGAATTCGGCTCGATGGAGGGCCGTGCGTGGGACCTCGCCGATTGGTATGCAAATGCCGAAAAGGCCGCGCTCCAGCTCGGGTGGAAGGCCAGCATCGCGCTCGACGACGGCCTGCAGGCAACCGCCCGGTGGGTGCAGACACTCAGCCCGGCAGACCTTGCCGAGCGCTCGAAGCTATCCGTACGCAACCGTAGGCGCAGCGTGACCGCCATCATTGCCTGCTATAAGGATGAGCCGGCGATCCCAATCATGTATCGCCGGCTCACGGATACCTTCCAGAAGCTGGAGATCGACTACGAGATCATCTTTGTCAATGACTGCAGCCCCGACAACTCCGAAGAGGTGATTCGCGACATCTCGAAGAGCGACCCTCGCGTCATTGGCATTTCGCATTCTAGGAATTTCGGCTCGCAGATGGCCTTCCGTAGCGGCATGGAACTGGCGTCCAAGGATGCCGTGGTCCTGCTCGACGGCGATCTGCAGGACCCGCCCGAACTCATCGAGGCGTTCTATGCCCAGTGGGAGAAGGGTTTTGACGTTGTGTACGGCCGGCGCATCCAGCGCGAGATGCCATGGCATTGGGGCCTGCTGTATAAGGCCTTCTACCGTGTCTTTGCGGCGTTCAGCTACGTGAAGATCCCCCTCGATGCAGGCGACTTCTCACTGATCGACCGCAAGGTCGTGCACTGGTTGCTGGCCTGTGAGGAGCGGGATCTCTTCATGCGCGGGCTGCGCGCCTATGTCGGATTCCGTCAGACCGGCGTCGACTATGTCCGCCCCGAGCGCATGTTCGGGCATACCACCAATTCTTTTACCAAGAATATCGACTGGGCCAAGAAGGGGATCTTTTCGTTCAGTAACGTTCCACTCACCATGCTGACCACGGCGGGCCTGCTGTTGCTGACGCTGTCGATTCTTGCAGCTTTTATCATCGGCGTACTTCGCATCGCTTTCCCAGATATCGCACCACGTGGCGTCACAACCATGCTGATCGCCATACTTATGTTCGGATCCCTGAACCTGTTCGGAATCGGCCTAGTGGGCGAATATATTGGAAAAATCATGCTCGAGGTCAAGGGCAGGCCACGACTCATACGCGCTGCGCTGATCCGCAACGGGAAGGTTTCAGAGCAGACGGCAAGACCATGA
- a CDS encoding class I SAM-dependent methyltransferase, with translation MQLENRHERLCPVCGSSPEAAKIYFEEHIDTSKLNEFSFASRKAPEYLCYQMVQCHRCDLVYVDRPPSQSALAEVYHAAEYDSSEEAADAARAYAGIVSGLAKKRPLKDALEIGTGTGVFLDVLKSFGCENVAGIEPSSAAIAAAPDYRRPWIREGIFRESDYAPESFDLICCFMTLEHVREPKEIASSVMNLLRPGGAFVTVTHDYRSPVNKLMGKRSPIIDIEHMQLFSQRSIGTLFDSTGYVDVTVRPFANRYALRYWTRLAPLSPRLKKMASSLLSTLGIDGLKLSVNVGNTAAIGFKPTR, from the coding sequence ATGCAACTGGAAAACCGTCACGAGAGGCTTTGCCCAGTCTGTGGCAGTAGCCCCGAGGCCGCGAAGATCTACTTCGAGGAGCACATCGACACCTCAAAGCTGAACGAGTTCAGCTTCGCCTCCCGCAAGGCGCCGGAGTACCTCTGCTACCAGATGGTTCAATGCCATCGGTGCGACCTCGTTTATGTGGACCGCCCACCATCGCAGAGCGCACTCGCAGAGGTGTACCACGCGGCGGAGTACGACAGCAGCGAAGAGGCTGCTGATGCTGCCCGCGCTTATGCCGGCATTGTCAGCGGCCTCGCCAAGAAGCGCCCGCTCAAGGACGCGCTGGAAATTGGAACGGGTACCGGCGTCTTCCTGGATGTGCTCAAGTCGTTCGGATGTGAAAACGTGGCGGGCATCGAGCCCTCCTCTGCCGCTATCGCCGCTGCCCCCGACTATCGGCGCCCCTGGATCAGGGAAGGCATCTTCAGGGAGAGCGACTACGCACCGGAATCGTTCGACTTGATCTGCTGTTTCATGACCCTCGAGCATGTCCGCGAACCAAAGGAGATTGCCAGTTCGGTGATGAACCTGCTTCGCCCCGGCGGCGCATTCGTCACTGTCACGCACGACTACCGCAGCCCGGTCAACAAGTTGATGGGCAAGCGTTCGCCGATCATCGACATCGAGCACATGCAACTCTTCTCCCAGCGCAGCATCGGGACACTGTTCGACTCGACAGGCTATGTCGACGTGACCGTCCGCCCCTTCGCCAACAGGTATGCCCTGCGATACTGGACGCGTCTTGCCCCACTAAGTCCCCGCCTCAAGAAGATGGCGAGCTCGCTACTGAGCACGCTCGGCATCGATGGACTGAAGCTTTCCGTCAATGTCGGCAATACCGCCGCCATCGGTTTCAAACCGACCCGCTAA
- a CDS encoding GtrA family protein → MPAFHFNRLGRFPRFLAVGALNSLFGFCAYSACILLGLPPWAALIAGNVAGIGFNFLTTGGLVFADLSRKRFPRFVLSYLALYLLNLGLAHEIIPLVGGPIACQALLTPPLACLSFLLMSRFVFNRRTGP, encoded by the coding sequence GTGCCAGCGTTCCATTTCAACCGGCTCGGGCGGTTCCCGCGCTTTCTCGCGGTGGGCGCGCTGAACTCGCTATTCGGCTTCTGTGCCTACTCGGCGTGCATACTTCTTGGGCTCCCTCCCTGGGCCGCGCTCATCGCCGGCAACGTGGCGGGCATTGGCTTTAATTTCCTGACCACGGGCGGCCTGGTCTTTGCCGACCTTTCGCGCAAGCGCTTTCCCCGTTTCGTGCTGTCCTACCTCGCGCTTTACCTCCTGAATCTGGGACTCGCTCATGAGATCATCCCATTGGTCGGAGGACCGATCGCCTGCCAGGCATTGCTGACGCCCCCGCTGGCCTGCCTCTCATTCCTCTTGATGTCCCGGTTCGTTTTCAACAGGAGAACCGGCCCGTGA
- a CDS encoding tetratricopeptide repeat protein: MTRGKATPYQRHIDTCDMPQERRVLQPAAFEAISLATIFLAVHAVVLACIFPGFYDPFWPHHSDYYIAQALAYSEGGALQILTQPRPLALLLFSLFGRLGIHGSVIASFGVVVANYIGIAMMMRRAFQLEIKLPFFAAASAFAYLLASHPYQYEFSTWDVFSQLSFLFLLLAANLKLRGHADWQVFLLALLGFLIKETYAASAAMLAAAWLLYHMKSNVRAALAPLAIVLSAFLLAFVINRINGSPFTGSANFDGSPYQIILRPASILAQWAQYSVEGMSLISAAIITLTLLSISLAFGSTSAIALTALAIVAAGALAWLPNSVLPNHHHAAYSWNGAYLLYAPVLLLAAVFQRGTTGFRLIVAAIFALAIGSPSGFAGTYTREKWIVDNQLRQKRLVIELQHLIAGLPSGPSTVVVSGLNGPFSPYDHWQAILSMHPPAGVHFYVLRYPEWLPSNSPSVSAIEGINAERGIVSWINPDQLERNRPDQAWLFRSDGSVARVMDKQSPLAEVSEFGISSEDLVKYPDLLEFTSPPQVGHAGDAAGFRFLKCGTTFLSYNAPDRAEFCLRRSAELIPRNPYSHFYLGKALEALGCLDEARDAYAEAVANAGTSPNPAFNQALETVRRDDRS, encoded by the coding sequence ATGACGCGCGGCAAGGCCACCCCGTACCAACGACACATCGACACGTGCGATATGCCGCAAGAAAGACGAGTTCTGCAACCCGCTGCGTTTGAAGCCATCTCGCTTGCGACGATATTCCTGGCCGTGCATGCCGTGGTGCTGGCCTGCATCTTCCCAGGCTTCTATGACCCATTCTGGCCGCACCACTCCGACTACTACATTGCCCAGGCACTTGCCTACAGCGAGGGCGGTGCCCTGCAGATCCTGACACAGCCCAGGCCACTAGCACTGCTGCTGTTTTCCCTGTTCGGGCGATTGGGCATCCACGGATCCGTCATCGCGTCATTTGGCGTCGTCGTGGCAAACTACATAGGCATCGCCATGATGATGCGCCGAGCATTCCAGCTCGAGATCAAGCTGCCATTCTTTGCCGCCGCATCGGCCTTCGCCTATCTGCTGGCGTCGCATCCGTACCAGTATGAATTCTCGACTTGGGATGTCTTTTCCCAGTTGTCATTTCTGTTCCTGCTGCTAGCAGCGAACCTCAAGCTCCGCGGGCATGCCGACTGGCAGGTGTTCCTGCTGGCCCTGCTGGGTTTCCTCATCAAAGAAACCTATGCAGCATCGGCAGCAATGCTCGCGGCTGCCTGGCTGCTCTACCACATGAAGTCGAACGTGCGGGCAGCGCTCGCACCGCTCGCCATCGTGCTCTCGGCATTCCTACTTGCCTTCGTGATCAACCGGATCAACGGATCTCCCTTCACCGGAAGTGCGAACTTCGACGGCTCGCCCTATCAGATCATCCTGCGCCCGGCATCGATCCTCGCGCAGTGGGCACAGTACTCCGTAGAGGGTATGTCGCTGATCAGCGCGGCCATCATCACACTAACCCTCTTGAGTATTTCGCTGGCCTTCGGCAGCACGAGCGCCATCGCCCTGACGGCATTGGCGATCGTTGCCGCCGGCGCCCTCGCGTGGCTGCCCAATTCCGTGCTGCCCAATCATCACCATGCCGCCTATTCGTGGAACGGCGCATATCTGCTTTACGCGCCAGTGCTGCTTCTGGCAGCAGTCTTCCAGCGCGGCACAACCGGATTCCGGCTTATCGTCGCGGCTATCTTTGCTCTTGCCATCGGCAGCCCTAGCGGATTCGCAGGCACGTACACCAGAGAGAAATGGATCGTTGACAACCAACTCCGACAGAAGCGCCTTGTGATAGAACTCCAACACCTGATCGCGGGTCTTCCTAGCGGACCATCTACCGTCGTCGTTTCCGGCCTGAACGGGCCTTTCAGCCCCTACGACCACTGGCAGGCCATCTTGTCCATGCACCCCCCCGCCGGTGTTCACTTCTATGTGCTGCGCTACCCGGAATGGCTGCCGTCCAACAGTCCATCCGTGTCGGCAATCGAGGGGATCAACGCCGAGCGCGGGATAGTGAGTTGGATCAATCCGGATCAACTGGAGCGCAATCGCCCAGACCAAGCATGGCTGTTCCGCTCGGATGGGAGCGTCGCCCGTGTCATGGATAAACAGAGCCCTCTTGCGGAGGTGTCGGAGTTTGGCATCAGTTCCGAGGACCTTGTGAAATACCCGGATCTCCTGGAGTTCACATCACCGCCACAAGTCGGTCACGCGGGGGACGCTGCAGGATTCCGCTTTCTCAAATGCGGAACCACGTTTCTCTCCTACAATGCACCGGACCGTGCTGAATTCTGCCTGCGGCGCAGCGCTGAATTGATTCCTCGGAATCCCTACAGCCACTTTTACCTGGGCAAGGCGCTCGAAGCGCTCGGATGCCTGGACGAAGCGCGAGACGCGTATGCCGAGGCAGTCGCGAATGCCGGCACCTCGCCCAACCCGGCCTTCAACCAGGCCTTGGAGACTGTGCGACGAGACGACAGATCTTGA
- a CDS encoding acyltransferase family protein: MSAANNQDQNMQDSVAAFRWHSLLRGTKLSSILDRDGNNFDLLRLCAALAVMFGHSFWLQPAHGRIEPILQHTGLEYSGSLAVYTFFLISGMLVSASYERQQSLIRFVPLRLARIYPALIACVFLTAFLLYPLLSTGSFASAVLGEETRDYFFKNVGLFWGIQWTLPHIFEHNAIKSVVNGSLWTLPLELMCYLMVVGAGLISAYSSRLRLVALLAILGAGIAYLATHTSNYELLRSIVNKPTGYSFYAPPFLMAGMLLYAFRDRVIVSWRIGIILALAYVAGRHSAIAAPLFHLAFAYVLLCLSGDRILRRIRLRNDYSYGVYLWAFPIQQIVAAYAPEMDNLVGLTIAIPLTFAAAVLSWHLVEKPSIRFARRLAFSRPLVLSDKRSAPL; this comes from the coding sequence ATGTCTGCGGCAAACAACCAAGACCAGAACATGCAAGATTCAGTGGCCGCCTTCCGGTGGCATAGCCTGCTCCGTGGCACGAAGCTCTCATCCATACTGGATAGGGATGGCAACAACTTCGACCTGCTGAGGCTGTGCGCAGCACTGGCCGTCATGTTCGGCCATTCGTTCTGGCTGCAACCGGCACACGGACGCATAGAACCCATCCTTCAACACACGGGCCTGGAATACTCGGGAAGCCTCGCCGTCTACACCTTCTTCTTGATCAGCGGCATGCTGGTATCCGCCAGCTATGAGCGCCAGCAGTCGCTGATACGATTCGTCCCGCTCCGGCTCGCTCGCATTTATCCTGCGCTGATTGCCTGCGTTTTCCTGACTGCCTTTCTGCTATACCCGCTCCTATCCACGGGAAGCTTTGCCAGCGCGGTGCTCGGCGAAGAGACGCGTGACTACTTCTTCAAGAACGTCGGGCTGTTCTGGGGGATCCAGTGGACGCTGCCCCATATCTTTGAGCACAATGCGATCAAGTCGGTTGTAAACGGATCCCTCTGGACGTTGCCACTCGAGCTGATGTGCTACCTGATGGTCGTTGGCGCGGGGCTTATTTCGGCCTATTCCTCTCGGCTGAGGCTCGTCGCCCTTCTGGCCATTCTTGGCGCGGGCATCGCCTACCTTGCCACCCACACCTCCAATTACGAACTGCTACGAAGCATTGTCAACAAGCCGACCGGGTACTCGTTCTACGCCCCACCGTTCCTTATGGCTGGCATGCTGCTATATGCTTTCCGAGATCGTGTCATTGTCAGTTGGAGGATCGGAATCATCCTTGCGCTCGCCTACGTGGCAGGACGGCACTCGGCAATTGCCGCTCCACTGTTCCATCTAGCGTTCGCATATGTCCTTCTGTGCCTTTCCGGCGACAGGATCTTGCGACGCATCCGCCTCAGGAATGACTACTCGTACGGCGTCTACCTCTGGGCCTTCCCTATCCAGCAGATAGTGGCGGCATACGCACCGGAGATGGACAACCTGGTCGGCCTGACGATCGCGATTCCGCTGACCTTCGCAGCAGCGGTGCTTTCCTGGCATCTCGTGGAGAAGCCGTCGATCCGGTTTGCCAGACGGCTCGCCTTCTCCCGACCCCTCGTATTGAGCGACAAGCGCTCCGCCCCTCTTTAG